From the genome of Marixanthomonas ophiurae, one region includes:
- the rsfS gene encoding ribosome silencing factor, whose product MSKKEQETDQLITQILKGIEDVKGKDIEILDLRDLENTVCDYFIICNGASNTQVNAIVNSIQKTVSKALKEKPWHVEGSNNAEWILMDFVHVVVHVFQKHIREFYDIEGLWGDAKSVKIETTY is encoded by the coding sequence ATGTCGAAGAAAGAACAAGAAACAGATCAACTTATTACTCAGATATTAAAAGGAATTGAAGATGTAAAAGGGAAAGATATTGAAATTCTGGACCTTAGGGATTTAGAAAACACTGTTTGCGATTATTTTATCATCTGCAATGGTGCCTCAAATACACAAGTTAACGCCATTGTTAACTCCATTCAAAAAACTGTTAGTAAAGCATTAAAGGAAAAACCTTGGCATGTTGAAGGAAGCAACAATGCCGAATGGATACTAATGGACTTTGTGCACGTAGTAGTGCATGTATTCCAAAAACATATTCGGGAATTTTACGATATAGAAGGATTATGGGGAGACGCCAAATCTGTTAAAATTGAAACAACTTACTAA
- a CDS encoding biotin--[acetyl-CoA-carboxylase] ligase, translating to MKIIKLNAIDSTNTYLKSLNKEVTLEDEVIVHAKNQLAGRGQRASTWQSNPGESLTFSVFKRIANLPAENQFLLVMLTALAVKDVLNEIKVPNVTIKWPNDILSRSKKLCGVLTENTLQNTAITSCISGIGLNVNETSFENLPAATSIRMATEKKVDIDEVFLAVVKSVLKRLRSIPVANFQKIKQEYEASLFRKNKVSTFERPSGLRFNGVITGIMDSGALLVEHESGELESFQMKEIRLLY from the coding sequence GTGAAGATAATCAAACTTAATGCCATTGACTCAACTAACACCTACCTTAAAAGTTTAAACAAGGAAGTTACACTGGAAGATGAAGTAATAGTGCACGCAAAAAATCAGCTTGCAGGGAGGGGACAACGAGCGTCTACTTGGCAATCTAATCCGGGTGAAAGCCTTACATTTAGTGTGTTTAAGCGTATTGCCAACCTGCCTGCTGAAAATCAATTTTTATTAGTTATGCTAACAGCTTTGGCGGTAAAAGATGTGTTAAATGAAATAAAAGTTCCAAATGTAACTATAAAATGGCCAAACGACATCTTGTCACGTTCTAAAAAGCTTTGTGGTGTTTTAACTGAAAATACGCTGCAAAATACAGCTATAACCTCCTGCATTTCAGGGATTGGGTTAAATGTAAATGAAACAAGTTTTGAAAATCTGCCAGCAGCCACTTCCATAAGAATGGCGACTGAAAAAAAAGTTGATATAGATGAAGTGTTTCTTGCGGTTGTTAAAAGTGTGCTCAAAAGATTAAGAAGTATTCCTGTGGCTAATTTTCAGAAGATAAAACAAGAATACGAAGCTTCTCTTTTCAGAAAAAATAAAGTCTCAACTTTTGAACGTCCTTCAGGTTTACGCTTTAATGGCGTTATAACTGGCATTATGGATTCTGGTGCCCTATTAGTGGAACATGAAAGTGGAGAGTTGGAGTCCTTTCAAATGAAGGAAATTAGATTGTTGTATTAA
- a CDS encoding SRPBCC family protein yields MNLTSKKVTVNKSGEELCLFLSDVKNFEQLMPENISKFEVIRDNAFVFALKGMPEIALEVKETNPPNEVVLGAISDKLPFTLTANVEPIDETTSKTELLFEGDFNSMMAMMIKSPISKFLETLTTNMEKL; encoded by the coding sequence CTTAACTAGTAAAAAAGTAACCGTAAATAAATCAGGCGAAGAACTTTGTCTATTTTTAAGTGATGTAAAAAACTTTGAGCAATTAATGCCAGAAAACATCAGTAAATTTGAAGTAATCAGGGATAATGCTTTTGTTTTTGCTCTTAAAGGTATGCCCGAAATTGCTCTGGAAGTAAAAGAAACGAACCCGCCCAACGAAGTAGTTTTAGGTGCTATTAGCGACAAATTGCCTTTTACGTTAACCGCCAATGTGGAACCTATTGATGAAACTACATCAAAAACCGAGCTTTTATTTGAAGGTGACTTTAACAGTATGATGGCTATGATGATAAAAAGCCCTATTTCAAAATTTCTGGAAACGCTTACCACCAATATGGAAAAGCTTTAA